In Centropristis striata isolate RG_2023a ecotype Rhode Island chromosome 5, C.striata_1.0, whole genome shotgun sequence, a single genomic region encodes these proteins:
- the mthfr gene encoding methylenetetrahydrofolate reductase, producing MVNQVQRGDGSWQPCKSDSSGASNSGGESSRESSRSSTPVLDADRSDRLRDKMRRRMESGDRWFSLEFFPPRTASGAVNLISRFDRMGTGGPLFIDITWHPAGDPGSDKETSSMMIASTAVNYCGLESILHLTCCNQSKEKITGYLAKAKHLGLKNIMALRGDPIGADWEEEEGGFNYATDLVKHIQSEFDDYFDICVAGYPTGHPEAESYEEDLRHLKEKVDAGADFIITQLFFRADTFLKFLDDCRAIGITCPILPGIFPIQGYQSLRQLVKLSKLEVPEEITKVIEPIKDNDAAIRNYGIQHAVEMCRVLLDSGKVPGLHFYTLNREIAIMEVLRQLGLWIEDPRRPLPWAVSANPKRKVEDVRPIFWASRPKSYIYRTQDWDEFPNGRWGNSSSPAFGELNDYYLFYLKSKSSKDALLQMWGEELMNEESVFEVFTCYITAQPNRSGHKVMCLPWNDEPLASETNLLKDELEKVNRRGVLTINSQPNINGKPSTDPIAGWGPAGGYVFQKAYLEFFTSSENVNALLKVLKKYEPRVNYHIVNVHGHNLTNAPDMQPNAVTWGIFPGREIVQPTVVDPDSFMYWKDEAFALWIEQWAKLYEDESPSRMIIKYIHDNYFLVNLVDNDFPLESCLWQVIDDMFELLDAPPEPFNDGTASE from the exons ATGGTGAACCAGGTTCAGCGAGGGGACGGTAGCTGGCAGCCGTGCAAGAGCGACTCCAGCGGGGCGAGCAACAGCGGCGGGGAGAGCTCCCGGGAGAGCTCCCGGAGCTCCACGCCGGTGCTGGACGCCGACCGCTCGGACCGGCTGCGGGACAAGATGCGGAGGAGGATGGAGTCCGGAGACCGCTGGTTCTCTCTGGAGTTCTTCCCTCCGCGCACGGCCAGTGGAGCTGTCAACCTCATCTCCAG GTTTGACCGTATGGGCACCGGTGGGCCCCTCTTCATTGACATCACCTGGCATCCGGCAGGGGACCCGGGGTCCGATAAGGAAACCTCGTCTATGATGATCGCCAGCACAGCGGTCAATTATTGTGGCCTGGAGAGCATCCTCCACCTGACCTGCTGCAACCAGTCCAAAGAGAAGATCACCGGCTACCTGGCCAAAGCAAAGCACCTGGGCCTCAAGAACATCATGGCACTAAGGGGAG ACCCAATAGGAGCAGactgggaggaagaggagggaggctTCAACTACGCCACCGATCTTGTTAAACATATCCAATCAGAGTTTGATGACTACTTTGACATTTGTGTTGCAG GATACCCCACAGGCCACCCTGAGGCAGAGAGCTACGAGGAGGATCTCCGACACCTGAAGGAGAAGGTGGATGCTGGAGCAGACTTCATCATCACCCAGCTGTTCTTCAGGGCAGACACTTTCCTGAAGTTCCTGGATGACTGTAGGGCGATCGGCATCACATGTCCCATCCTACCTGGAATCTTTCCCATCCAG GGATACCAGTCTCTGCGTCAGCTCGTAAAGCTGTCGAAGCTCGAAGTACCAGAGGAGATCACCAAAGTCATCGAGCCCATCAAAGACAACGATGCCGCTATCCGTAACTACGGGATCCAGCACGCAGTGGAGATGTGCCGTGTGCTGCTGGACAGTGGCAAAGTACCAGGCCTCCACTTCTACACGCTGAACCGAGAGATCGCCATCATGGAGGTGCTCCGGCAGCTGGGCCTGTGGATAGAGGACCCCAG GCGGCCTCTCCCCTGGGCAGTGAGCGCCAATCCCAAACGGAAGGTAGAAGATGTACGACCCATCTTCTGGGCCTCCAGGCCCAAGAGCTACATCTACAGAACCCAGGACTGGGACGAGTTCCCCAACGGCAGATG GGGAAACTCCTCGTCTCCAGCTTTTGGCGAGTTGAATGACTACTACCTGTTCTACTTGAAGAGCAAGTCATCCAAAGACGCGCTGCTGCAGATGTGGGGTGAGGAGCTGATGAATGAGGAGAGTGTCTTTGAAGTCTTCACCTGCTACATCACAGCCCAACCCAACCGCAGCGGACACAAG GTGATGTGTTTGCCGTGGAACGACGAGCCTCTGGCCTCAGAGACCAACCTGCTGAAGGACGAGCTGGAGAAGGTGAACAGACGAGGAGTCCTCACTATTAACTCCCAGCCCAACATCAACGGCAAACCCTCCACTGACCCTATAGCGGGCTGGGGCCCTGCAGGAGGCTACGTCTTCCAGAAG GCCTATCTGGAGTTCTTCACCTCCAGTGAGAATGTGAACGCTCTTCTCAAAGTACTAAAGAAGTATGAGCCCCGTGTCAACTACCACATAGTTAATGTACAT GGCCATAACCTGACCAATGCCCCTGACATGCAGCCTAACGCCGTGACATGGGGGATCTTCCCCGGCAGGGAGATCGTCCAGCCTACTGTAGTGGACCCAGACAGCTTCATGTATTGGAAG GATGAAGCTTTTGCCTTGTGGATCGAGCAGTGGGCCAAGCTCTATGAAGACGAGTCTCCTTCACGGATGATCATCAAGTATATCCATGACAACTACTTTCTGGTCAACCTGGTGGACAATGACTTTCCTCTGGAGAGCTGTCTGTGGCAGGTCATTGATGATATGTTTGAGCTGCTCGATGCTCCTCCAGAGCCCTTTAACGATGGAACAGCCTCTGAATAA